The proteins below come from a single Candidatus Limnocylindria bacterium genomic window:
- the ccmA gene encoding heme ABC exporter ATP-binding protein CcmA: MPQDGSHRENASLNDVTVVLDDRTILRGISLELAPGLVILRGPNGAGKTTLLRAFAGLAPLARGRRSVPGGPPLFIGHRPMLLRGLTARENLAFLAAFRGLVASDVADALRKWGLGAEMDRPVERLSAGQRRRASLARIETEQMPLVLLDEPFADLDSDALVRLRAAINTALVRGQAVLMATHMHHELDQDATHRYVLDDGALREV, encoded by the coding sequence GTGCCACAGGACGGGTCACACCGCGAGAACGCATCGCTCAACGATGTCACGGTCGTCCTGGACGACCGGACGATCCTTCGGGGGATATCGCTCGAGCTCGCGCCCGGTCTCGTGATCCTTCGCGGGCCGAACGGCGCCGGCAAGACCACGCTGCTGCGCGCATTCGCGGGCCTCGCGCCACTCGCGCGCGGCCGTCGCAGCGTGCCTGGTGGCCCGCCGCTGTTCATCGGCCATCGCCCGATGCTGCTTCGGGGCCTCACCGCGCGCGAGAACCTCGCGTTCCTTGCCGCGTTCCGCGGCCTCGTCGCGAGCGACGTCGCGGACGCGCTCCGCAAATGGGGCCTGGGCGCCGAGATGGACCGCCCGGTGGAGCGGCTCTCGGCGGGACAGCGACGGCGCGCGTCGCTCGCGCGGATCGAAACGGAGCAGATGCCGCTCGTGCTGCTCGACGAGCCGTTCGCTGACCTCGACTCGGACGCGCTCGTCCGCCTGCGCGCCGCGATCAACACGGCGCTCGTGCGAGGGCAAGCGGTCCTCATGGCGACACACATGCATCACGAGCTCGACCAGGACGCGACACACCGCTACGTCCTGGACGACGGCGCGCTGCGCGAGGTATAG
- a CDS encoding cytochrome c, which translates to MMGRLLCLCSLAIVVVAIACAPEPPATDPIARGRQVYRALGCASCHEGSLFNLFRPVGPPLGEIGLVGRKRVPGVSAEDYILQSVTDPGAFVVPGYPDSMPRGLSKDLSAEDLAALVAYLGSLK; encoded by the coding sequence ATGATGGGGCGGCTGCTATGCCTCTGCAGCCTCGCCATCGTCGTTGTCGCGATCGCCTGCGCGCCGGAGCCTCCTGCGACCGATCCGATAGCACGGGGCCGGCAGGTGTACCGCGCCCTGGGCTGCGCCAGCTGTCACGAGGGGAGTCTTTTCAACCTCTTCCGCCCCGTCGGGCCGCCCCTGGGTGAGATCGGGCTGGTCGGCCGGAAGCGCGTTCCCGGCGTCAGCGCCGAGGACTACATCCTCCAGTCGGTCACCGATCCGGGGGCCTTTGTGGTACCGGGGTACCCGGACTCCATGCCCAGGGGCCTCTCCAAGGACCTCTCAGCCGAGGATCTGGCCGCTCTGGTTGCCTATCTGGGCTCGTTGAAGTGA
- a CDS encoding RNA polymerase sigma factor — protein sequence MAPNDPLPQTVTPGGKDEDAALAVRASKGDPAAFGTLYDRHVSAVYRYVYYRVRDDAEAEDLTSDVFMKALRAIPRYEPRQAFLAWLYRIARNAVIDNVRRGGRQVSFEDALLHPEVHNVVDPDLEVLAGSDKDTLRTALGQLTPLQQEVIVLRFLEGYSTDEIAKLIGKREGTVRGIQFRALGALRQLIPSREALG from the coding sequence ATGGCTCCTAACGACCCCCTCCCGCAGACCGTTACGCCTGGTGGAAAGGACGAGGATGCCGCGCTGGCCGTACGAGCCTCAAAGGGTGACCCGGCAGCGTTCGGAACGCTCTACGACCGGCATGTCAGCGCCGTCTACCGCTACGTGTACTACCGAGTGCGGGACGACGCCGAAGCGGAAGACCTCACCAGTGATGTGTTCATGAAGGCCCTGCGAGCGATCCCGCGTTACGAGCCGCGTCAGGCGTTCCTCGCCTGGCTCTACCGGATCGCGCGCAACGCCGTCATCGACAACGTCCGTCGCGGCGGCCGCCAGGTCTCATTCGAAGATGCGCTCCTGCACCCTGAGGTGCACAACGTGGTCGATCCCGACCTCGAGGTCCTCGCCGGGTCCGACAAGGACACGCTTCGCACCGCGCTCGGACAGCTCACGCCGCTCCAGCAGGAGGTCATCGTTCTGCGCTTCCTCGAGGGTTACTCGACCGACGAGATCGCGAAGCTCATCGGCAAGCGCGAGGGCACCGTGCGCGGGATCCAATTCCGCGCCCTCGGCGCGCTGCGACAGCTGATCCCTTCACGCGAGGCACTGGGTTGA
- a CDS encoding DUF5667 domain-containing protein → MSERRLPEPRLRDEFRRELRARLMQEAAVALAPKRRDTAWTAWLRPAFAAGLAALVLIVGTGSAAANSLPGDAAFPLKRAIEEVRVALTFDDVERVRVLAELADQRLSELEQVASRDDKAPTASDEYAQAVARFRAAVDALQQAAPEDKSEAAQDVADAARDKHEFVLEQLKDRLSEKAKDNVDRATEEEQRDTPQITKDKDKKDKDKQDKKDRGEEQGVPGTNNASPRGSERTSAPRTSSPTRRP, encoded by the coding sequence TTGAGCGAGCGCCGGCTCCCCGAACCACGCCTTCGCGACGAGTTCCGTCGCGAGCTGCGCGCGCGCCTCATGCAGGAGGCCGCCGTCGCGCTCGCTCCGAAGCGCCGTGACACCGCATGGACGGCGTGGCTGCGTCCCGCGTTCGCCGCCGGTCTCGCCGCGTTGGTCTTGATCGTCGGCACCGGATCGGCTGCGGCGAACAGCCTCCCCGGCGATGCGGCCTTCCCGCTAAAGCGCGCGATCGAAGAGGTCCGCGTCGCGCTGACATTCGACGATGTCGAACGCGTCCGCGTGCTCGCAGAGCTCGCAGACCAGCGTCTGAGCGAGCTGGAGCAGGTCGCCAGTCGCGACGACAAGGCCCCTACCGCGTCGGACGAATACGCGCAGGCCGTGGCTCGTTTCCGCGCCGCGGTCGACGCCCTGCAGCAGGCCGCGCCGGAAGACAAGAGCGAGGCAGCGCAGGATGTCGCGGACGCCGCGCGCGACAAGCACGAGTTCGTGCTCGAGCAGCTGAAGGACCGCCTGTCGGAGAAGGCAAAGGACAACGTGGACCGCGCGACCGAGGAAGAGCAGCGCGACACGCCGCAGATCACCAAAGACAAAGACAAGAAAGACAAAGACAAGCAGGACAAGAAGGACAGGGGTGAGGAACAGGGCGTGCCCGGCACCAACAACGCCTCGCCGCGTGGCAGCGAGCGCACCAGCGCTCCGCGCACGTCGTCGCCGACGCGCCGTCCCTAG
- a CDS encoding response regulator — MRRVLVAEDEPDIADALRQSLTERLDVELDIVANGALVMDSVAAHRPDLLILDVALPGLSGLDVFDLLRGDPRLQGVPVLFLTGLPERAETAKAATGVHEVLAKPFDVNELVARAEDLMGRSKSEVAA; from the coding sequence GTGAGACGCGTCCTCGTCGCAGAGGACGAGCCGGATATCGCCGATGCACTGCGCCAGTCCCTGACCGAACGGCTCGATGTCGAGCTCGACATCGTCGCGAACGGAGCGTTGGTGATGGACTCTGTCGCGGCGCATCGTCCAGACCTTCTGATCCTCGACGTCGCTCTCCCCGGGCTGAGCGGGCTCGATGTGTTCGACCTGCTCCGCGGCGATCCGCGGCTGCAGGGCGTGCCCGTCCTCTTTCTCACCGGCCTTCCAGAGCGGGCTGAGACCGCGAAAGCGGCGACCGGCGTTCATGAGGTCCTCGCGAAGCCGTTCGATGTGAACGAGCTGGTCGCGCGTGCCGAGGACCTCATGGGGCGCAGCAAGAGCGAGGTCGCCGCCTAG
- a CDS encoding AAA family ATPase, whose translation MPRARSSRTQRKRSAPAITRAFLFSDLRDYTSFVEAKGDAAAARLLKDYRTLVRREVARHEGAEVKTEGDSFYVVFEAPSAALDCAVEILRAADIRNGRDPTSPLRIGIGLHAGETIAYDDQFVGSAVNIASRIAGRAGAGELLISDTLRGLVRTSRSIGMSDRGALDLKGVTEPIRAWIVDWHAAQPATAADEVAPGPSRERAPAPSGQFLCPVVVGRVAEFGRFVTSLASAKVGKGQTVVLGGEAGVGKSAFVRGADELATADGFRILIGLTHQSDAGLPYAPFISAVRSGFRGLDRDELGRVLQRSAPDLAQLFPELGRLGGADAPTGIERHRLAVAFQHLFRAFAREAPVLLVLEDMHWADEASLELVRHVARELRDARVVILATYRSDEMHRRHPLVRALAELQRERVTTEILLKRLTPDETREVIRATFAQSDPNVKISDEFRDAIQARSEGNPFFTEELLKAVVESGGVYFDTQSGWQRKPIDQLEIPGSIREAVRSRIDRLGDEERQTLAAASVVGQRFAFDVLRTVRGVDDTALETHIRQLIDEQLANEVDGGRDEYAFRHALTREVVYDDLLVRERKRLHRAVADALSSARDTPPAILAHHLLEAGDLALAVPALVKAGDHAMRADAPREAAAHYARAVEIGLPEAELASVIERQAEAYQPFDTALSIKTAQEALALYRQLGDRRGQSRMLRLEGRGHFYEARQELSEERTREAIDVLAGEPCIELARATAALAGLLMTRSAMVEAIPLAERAIDMGERVGDAWTLANALITLGSALRGQPGVPYLRRGLDVALREGVHEAAQRGYNNIQISLIELAASASERSALVAEGLDHARRHGHEEAGLSYLLSIKSGLEFGSGDWDTMLATLGRMHDASVVFRSALIYRAWVAAARRGPAAALPIFADLAGRTTGDTLAFIASRAAVAAGFAEADRPLEAGTQLAALAELIAPYRVGAGELDTPRTILGGPALSDTLIAAMVLRDPRWIDIAEAEIRSAALAAANRSAVAAARAVLAGEPETCLRALEAHYPLFAHVGFAGNAHRFAIACVRIASTRGLDLRGVAEAGPLATRIRSFAERAGAKWWITVLEEAGL comes from the coding sequence GTGCCGCGCGCGCGATCATCACGAACACAGCGTAAGAGGTCGGCGCCCGCGATCACGCGGGCGTTCCTTTTTTCGGACCTCCGCGATTACACGAGCTTTGTCGAGGCGAAAGGCGACGCTGCCGCGGCGCGCCTTCTGAAGGACTACCGCACCCTCGTGCGCCGCGAAGTCGCAAGGCACGAGGGCGCGGAGGTGAAGACCGAGGGCGACTCCTTTTATGTCGTCTTCGAGGCGCCTTCGGCAGCTCTCGATTGTGCCGTTGAGATCCTGCGCGCCGCCGACATCCGGAACGGTCGAGATCCAACCTCGCCGCTCCGCATCGGCATCGGGCTCCACGCCGGAGAAACGATCGCCTACGACGACCAGTTCGTTGGCAGCGCCGTGAACATCGCGAGTCGGATCGCCGGCAGAGCCGGGGCCGGCGAGCTCCTGATCAGCGACACGCTGCGCGGTCTGGTGCGTACCAGCCGGAGCATCGGCATGTCCGACCGCGGCGCGCTGGACCTCAAGGGCGTGACCGAGCCGATCCGCGCGTGGATCGTCGATTGGCACGCGGCGCAGCCCGCGACCGCGGCGGACGAGGTGGCGCCTGGCCCGAGCCGCGAGCGGGCTCCGGCACCATCGGGCCAGTTCCTGTGTCCGGTCGTCGTCGGTCGCGTCGCGGAGTTCGGTCGTTTCGTGACTTCGTTGGCATCGGCAAAGGTGGGCAAGGGCCAGACGGTGGTGCTGGGCGGCGAAGCCGGCGTTGGGAAGAGTGCCTTCGTCCGCGGTGCGGACGAGCTGGCGACGGCGGACGGATTCCGCATCCTCATCGGACTTACTCACCAGTCCGACGCGGGACTGCCGTACGCCCCATTCATCTCCGCGGTCCGATCTGGCTTCCGTGGCCTCGACCGCGACGAGCTCGGTCGCGTGCTACAGCGCAGCGCACCTGACCTCGCTCAGCTCTTTCCCGAACTTGGCCGCCTTGGCGGGGCAGATGCTCCGACTGGGATCGAACGCCATCGTCTCGCCGTGGCATTCCAGCATCTGTTCCGCGCCTTCGCTCGCGAAGCTCCGGTGCTGCTGGTCCTCGAGGACATGCACTGGGCGGACGAGGCAAGCCTGGAGCTCGTGCGGCACGTGGCGCGGGAGCTGCGGGACGCTCGGGTCGTGATCCTCGCGACCTACCGAAGCGACGAGATGCACCGCCGCCATCCGCTGGTGCGCGCGCTCGCGGAGCTGCAGCGCGAGCGCGTGACCACCGAGATACTGCTGAAACGGCTCACCCCTGACGAGACCAGGGAGGTGATCCGCGCGACCTTCGCCCAGAGCGATCCGAACGTGAAGATCAGCGACGAGTTTCGTGACGCGATCCAGGCGCGCTCTGAGGGCAACCCGTTCTTCACCGAAGAGCTTCTCAAGGCGGTGGTCGAGTCCGGTGGCGTCTACTTCGACACGCAGTCCGGCTGGCAGCGGAAGCCGATCGACCAGCTGGAGATCCCGGGCTCGATCCGAGAAGCCGTCCGCTCGCGCATCGATCGCCTCGGCGATGAAGAGCGACAGACGCTCGCAGCGGCCAGCGTCGTCGGGCAGCGATTCGCCTTCGATGTCCTGCGCACGGTGCGCGGCGTCGATGACACCGCGCTCGAGACCCACATCCGCCAGCTCATCGACGAGCAGCTCGCGAACGAAGTCGACGGCGGACGTGACGAGTACGCGTTCCGCCATGCGCTCACGCGCGAGGTTGTTTACGACGATCTGCTCGTTCGGGAGCGCAAGCGTCTTCACCGCGCTGTCGCCGACGCGCTGTCGTCAGCGCGGGACACGCCGCCCGCGATCCTCGCGCATCACCTGCTCGAGGCCGGCGACCTCGCGCTCGCGGTTCCGGCGCTCGTAAAAGCCGGCGATCACGCGATGCGCGCGGATGCGCCGCGCGAGGCGGCCGCGCACTACGCGCGCGCGGTCGAGATCGGACTCCCCGAAGCAGAGCTCGCCTCGGTCATCGAGCGACAGGCGGAGGCATACCAGCCCTTCGACACAGCGCTGTCCATCAAGACAGCGCAGGAGGCGCTCGCCTTGTACCGGCAGCTCGGCGACCGCCGCGGGCAGTCACGGATGCTCCGCCTCGAAGGTCGCGGACACTTCTACGAGGCGCGGCAGGAGCTATCCGAGGAGCGAACGCGGGAGGCGATCGACGTTCTCGCGGGTGAGCCGTGCATCGAGCTCGCGCGCGCGACCGCCGCGCTGGCCGGACTGCTGATGACGCGGAGCGCTATGGTCGAAGCGATCCCTCTTGCCGAACGAGCGATCGACATGGGCGAGCGCGTCGGCGACGCGTGGACCCTCGCGAACGCGCTCATCACGCTGGGCAGCGCACTCCGTGGGCAGCCGGGTGTGCCATACCTCCGTCGCGGCCTGGACGTCGCACTGCGCGAAGGGGTCCACGAAGCCGCCCAGCGCGGGTACAACAACATCCAGATCTCACTGATCGAGCTCGCCGCGAGTGCGTCCGAGCGTTCCGCACTGGTCGCGGAAGGACTCGACCACGCGCGGCGGCACGGGCACGAGGAGGCTGGTCTCTCCTATCTCTTGTCGATCAAGAGCGGTCTCGAGTTCGGCTCCGGTGACTGGGACACGATGCTCGCGACCCTCGGCCGCATGCACGACGCTTCGGTGGTGTTCCGCTCGGCGCTGATCTACCGCGCGTGGGTCGCCGCGGCGCGCCGCGGTCCGGCCGCGGCTCTTCCGATATTCGCCGACCTCGCCGGCCGCACCACCGGAGACACGCTCGCGTTCATCGCCAGCAGAGCCGCAGTCGCCGCCGGCTTCGCCGAAGCCGACCGGCCCCTGGAAGCGGGCACGCAACTCGCGGCTCTCGCCGAGCTGATCGCTCCCTATCGCGTCGGCGCCGGAGAGCTCGACACGCCGCGCACGATCCTCGGCGGACCAGCGCTGAGCGACACGCTCATCGCCGCGATGGTCCTACGCGACCCACGCTGGATCGACATCGCCGAGGCCGAGATCAGGAGCGCGGCACTCGCCGCAGCCAACCGCAGCGCGGTCGCCGCCGCGCGCGCCGTGCTCGCGGGGGAGCCCGAAACGTGCCTCCGTGCGCTCGAGGCTCACTACCCGTTGTTCGCGCACGTCGGCTTCGCGGGCAATGCCCACAGGTTCGCGATCGCGTGCGTTCGTATCGCCTCGACCCGCGGGCTGGATCTCCGCGGCGTCGCCGAAGCAGGACCGCTCGCGACGCGGATCCGTTCGTTCGCAGAGCGCGCGGGTGCGAAGTGGTGGATCACGGTGCTGGAGGAAGCCGGCCTCTAG
- the dxs gene encoding 1-deoxy-D-xylulose-5-phosphate synthase, with translation MSVLERVNDPRDIRVLTKDELLQLCREIREYTVDMVQRTGGHLSSSLGTVELTVALHRVFESPRDKLVWDTGHQAYVHKMLTGRRERFDTLRQLGGISGFLVRTESEHDQFGAGHAGTSISAAHGMALARDIKGEDFSVVAVIGDGALTAGLAFEGLNNVGHDHRRVIVVLNDNGMSIAPNVGAVSRMLEAVRTASPYRGAKHVVRQVLDHLPAGELAEEARRRIFNSLKALLIPNLLFEQLGFTYFGPVDGHDLFAVESILAKARDFRDGPVFVHVHTQKGHGYGPAEDDNVKWHGVSATGSAKATAPQYTAVFADAVREILKSDDHTVAITAAMPGGTGLLPLFTEFPQRLIDVGICEQHAVTMAAGLATQGIVPIVAIYSTFLQRGFDQVLHDVAVQDLSVVFAMDRAGIVGDDGRTHQGLYDIAYLRPLPGFTLMAPKDEAELRDMLWTAHRHAAAQRGPVGVRFPRGTGFGVAMSASPREIPIGVAETLREGDDIVILAYGQPVNAAVEAAEILAREGLQATVVNARFAKPLDAERFLALAARTPRFVTVEEHVVAGGFGSAVAELLHERGARVELEMLGIPDEHVDHGAQKLWRRHYGLDAEGIAAAVRGRWPQLVRSHEPTQSAG, from the coding sequence ATGTCGGTGCTCGAGCGCGTCAACGATCCGCGCGACATTCGCGTGCTCACGAAGGACGAGCTCCTGCAGCTCTGCCGCGAGATACGCGAGTACACGGTCGACATGGTCCAGCGCACCGGTGGCCACCTCTCCTCCAGCCTCGGCACCGTCGAGCTCACGGTGGCGCTCCATCGGGTCTTCGAGTCTCCGCGCGACAAGCTGGTGTGGGACACCGGCCATCAGGCTTACGTGCACAAGATGCTCACCGGTCGCCGCGAACGCTTCGACACGCTGCGGCAGCTCGGCGGCATCTCCGGGTTCCTCGTGCGGACGGAATCGGAGCACGATCAGTTCGGTGCCGGCCACGCTGGGACGTCGATCTCAGCGGCGCACGGAATGGCGCTCGCGCGTGACATCAAAGGCGAGGACTTCAGCGTCGTCGCCGTCATCGGCGACGGCGCGCTCACCGCGGGCCTTGCGTTCGAGGGCCTCAACAACGTCGGGCACGATCACCGCCGCGTGATCGTCGTGCTGAACGACAACGGCATGAGCATCGCCCCGAACGTCGGCGCGGTCTCGCGGATGCTGGAGGCCGTCCGGACCGCGAGCCCGTACCGGGGAGCGAAACACGTCGTCCGGCAGGTACTCGACCATCTGCCCGCGGGCGAGCTCGCCGAGGAGGCGCGGCGCCGCATCTTCAACAGCCTCAAAGCACTGCTCATCCCGAATCTGCTGTTCGAACAGCTCGGGTTCACGTACTTCGGCCCGGTCGACGGCCACGATCTCTTCGCGGTCGAGAGCATCCTCGCGAAGGCGCGCGATTTCCGCGACGGACCGGTGTTCGTGCACGTGCACACCCAGAAGGGACACGGCTACGGGCCGGCCGAGGACGACAACGTGAAGTGGCACGGCGTGTCCGCGACGGGATCTGCCAAAGCGACAGCGCCGCAGTACACGGCGGTCTTCGCGGACGCGGTGCGCGAGATCCTGAAGAGCGACGACCACACGGTCGCGATCACCGCGGCGATGCCGGGCGGCACCGGTCTCCTGCCTCTGTTCACCGAGTTCCCGCAGCGGCTCATCGACGTCGGCATCTGCGAGCAGCATGCGGTGACGATGGCCGCGGGTCTTGCGACGCAGGGCATCGTCCCGATCGTCGCGATCTACTCGACGTTCCTTCAGCGCGGGTTCGACCAGGTGCTGCACGACGTCGCCGTGCAGGACCTTTCGGTCGTCTTCGCGATGGACCGCGCCGGCATCGTCGGCGACGACGGCCGCACGCACCAGGGCCTCTACGACATCGCGTACCTGCGACCGCTGCCGGGCTTCACGCTCATGGCGCCGAAGGACGAGGCGGAGCTACGCGACATGCTGTGGACCGCTCACCGTCACGCCGCGGCCCAGCGCGGCCCCGTCGGCGTCCGCTTCCCGCGCGGGACCGGTTTCGGCGTCGCCATGTCCGCGTCGCCGCGCGAGATCCCCATCGGCGTCGCCGAGACGCTGCGCGAAGGCGATGACATCGTGATCCTGGCATACGGGCAGCCGGTGAACGCCGCGGTCGAGGCCGCTGAGATCCTCGCGCGTGAAGGGCTGCAAGCCACCGTGGTGAACGCGCGCTTCGCGAAGCCGCTCGATGCCGAACGGTTTCTCGCGCTCGCCGCGCGCACGCCGCGTTTCGTCACCGTCGAGGAGCACGTCGTCGCGGGTGGCTTCGGTTCCGCCGTTGCGGAGCTTCTGCACGAGCGTGGCGCGCGCGTCGAGCTGGAGATGCTCGGCATCCCCGACGAGCACGTGGACCACGGCGCGCAGAAGCTCTGGCGGCGCCACTACGGGTTGGACGCCGAGGGCATCGCCGCCGCGGTACGCGGGCGCTGGCCGCAGCTCGTGCGGTCGCACGAGCCGACGCAGAGCGCGGGCTAG
- a CDS encoding SDR family NAD(P)-dependent oxidoreductase, which yields MLDLSSHAAVITGATGNLGLAVVRAYLTRGTHVAAAVRDVAKGRALRSALADVAGDDADPRLLVIDADPADATAMDALVEQVLRAWGRIDILNNLAGLFKSGPALDTGLMRELWDSNVLTAVTAGAACLRPMRARGYGRVVSVSALGALKGGRNNAAYAMSKSALIRWTESLAAEVKGEGITVNAVMPTTIDHPVNRAQMPKADPKLWPSPEEVANVILFLSSREASGVNGAAIPITART from the coding sequence GTGCTCGATCTTTCGTCTCACGCGGCGGTCATCACCGGCGCTACCGGAAATCTCGGACTCGCGGTCGTGCGCGCGTATCTCACACGTGGTACGCACGTCGCCGCCGCCGTTCGCGATGTCGCGAAGGGCAGGGCGCTCCGGTCCGCGCTGGCTGACGTCGCGGGCGACGACGCCGATCCGCGGCTACTCGTGATCGACGCCGATCCGGCCGACGCGACAGCGATGGACGCGCTCGTGGAGCAAGTGCTGCGCGCGTGGGGGCGGATCGACATCCTCAACAACCTCGCGGGTCTCTTCAAAAGCGGTCCGGCGCTCGATACCGGTCTCATGCGCGAGCTGTGGGACAGCAACGTCTTGACCGCGGTGACGGCCGGCGCGGCATGTCTACGCCCGATGCGCGCGCGTGGCTACGGCCGGGTGGTGAGCGTGTCCGCCCTCGGTGCGCTCAAGGGTGGACGCAACAACGCCGCGTATGCGATGTCGAAGAGCGCTCTCATCCGCTGGACGGAGTCTCTCGCGGCCGAAGTGAAGGGCGAGGGCATCACCGTCAACGCCGTCATGCCGACGACGATCGACCATCCCGTCAATCGCGCCCAGATGCCGAAGGCCGACCCCAAGCTCTGGCCGTCGCCCGAGGAAGTGGCGAACGTCATCCTCTTCCTCTCGTCGCGTGAGGCGAGCGGCGTGAACGGCGCGGCCATCCCGATCACCGCGCGCACGTAG
- a CDS encoding DUF2269 family protein codes for MDFQLIKFVHVLLAIVAVGFNASYGIWLARSANAPQATQSHVLRTIKFLDDRIANPAYGLLLLTGLLMIFSAGIPVRLWIALAIALWLVLVVVGLGMYTPTLRDQIRVLESEGLGSGEYQRLAARGRTLGIVLGIIVVVIVFLMVTKPAG; via the coding sequence ATGGACTTCCAGCTCATCAAGTTCGTCCACGTGCTGCTCGCGATCGTCGCGGTCGGCTTCAACGCGTCCTACGGGATCTGGCTCGCGCGCTCCGCGAACGCGCCACAGGCGACGCAGAGCCACGTGCTGCGCACGATCAAGTTCCTCGACGACCGGATCGCGAATCCCGCCTATGGCCTTCTGCTGCTGACGGGCCTGTTGATGATCTTCAGCGCGGGTATCCCGGTGCGGCTGTGGATCGCGCTCGCGATCGCTCTCTGGCTCGTTCTCGTCGTCGTCGGCCTCGGTATGTACACGCCCACGCTCCGCGATCAGATCCGCGTGCTCGAGAGCGAAGGACTAGGTAGCGGCGAATACCAGCGTCTCGCCGCGCGCGGGCGCACCCTAGGGATCGTCCTGGGGATCATCGTGGTCGTGATCGTGTTCCTGATGGTCACAAAACCAGCGGGCTAG
- a CDS encoding SGNH/GDSL hydrolase family protein: MGIPSTERWLALGDSFTIGTGTTPDRSFPAVLTRMWAERGRPVELRNPAVNGYRTDDLIAEELPLVAQFQPTLVTVLIGANDIVAASADDRYRERLRVIHAHVRAGAPDAAVYALPQPDWSLSRAGASFGVPATLAARIERFNAIAREEAVRAGASYVDLFPLMREQMRRGMIAPDGLHPSAAAYAEWAEALRDRLIASPLVL; this comes from the coding sequence ATCGGCATTCCGTCGACAGAGCGCTGGCTTGCCCTCGGTGATTCGTTCACGATCGGAACGGGCACGACGCCGGATCGTTCGTTCCCGGCTGTCCTGACACGCATGTGGGCGGAGCGCGGACGGCCGGTCGAGCTCCGCAACCCCGCGGTGAATGGCTACCGCACCGACGATCTCATCGCGGAGGAGCTTCCTCTCGTCGCGCAGTTCCAGCCGACTCTCGTGACAGTCCTCATCGGCGCGAACGACATCGTGGCCGCATCCGCGGACGACCGGTATCGCGAGCGTCTGCGCGTGATCCACGCACACGTTCGCGCGGGAGCGCCGGACGCCGCCGTGTACGCGCTCCCGCAGCCGGACTGGTCGCTGTCGCGCGCCGGCGCGTCGTTCGGCGTGCCCGCCACGCTCGCCGCGCGCATCGAGCGCTTCAACGCCATCGCGCGCGAGGAGGCGGTGCGCGCCGGCGCGAGCTATGTCGACCTCTTCCCGCTCATGCGCGAGCAGATGCGCCGCGGGATGATCGCGCCCGACGGCCTGCACCCGTCCGCGGCCGCCTACGCCGAGTGGGCCGAGGCCCTCCGCGACCGGCTCATCGCTAGCCCGCTGGTTTTGTGA